One Calditrichota bacterium genomic window carries:
- a CDS encoding PorV/PorQ family protein: MKPKIIITVLLITVASVNLSIAQTSSLNQTGTSMANFLKIGVGGRALGMGSAYVALANDVTATYWNPGGLGFLTNNQLYFQTTNWLLDTKLFYLATSYRLPQIGNFGFHIYTFSSGQMAETTIWEPEGTGRQFDASNFAAGLTFSRQLTNRFSAGLTIKYISERLDRETARTVAIDIGSIFITDFFNNMRLGFALSNLGGRMQLHGTDLIVQHLEDPSIKYSRAELLTDPWDIPLLFRFGVATDIVNADNFRLTFSSELMDSRDFIHRIATGGEICIKKMLTLRSGYRFNDSQAGLSVGAGFDFQLLRKFAMKLDYAYNDYQILNNVQTFSIILTF; this comes from the coding sequence AATTTGTCAATTGCTCAGACTTCTTCGCTCAATCAAACGGGCACTTCGATGGCGAATTTTTTGAAAATCGGCGTGGGCGGCAGAGCTCTGGGCATGGGAAGCGCCTACGTCGCATTAGCGAATGACGTCACAGCGACCTACTGGAACCCCGGCGGACTGGGATTTTTAACGAACAACCAACTTTATTTTCAGACAACCAATTGGCTTTTGGATACCAAACTATTCTATCTTGCCACTTCATATCGTCTGCCCCAAATTGGCAATTTTGGCTTTCACATTTACACTTTTTCATCCGGGCAAATGGCAGAAACAACAATCTGGGAGCCAGAAGGAACCGGCAGACAATTTGACGCTTCTAATTTTGCCGCGGGACTCACTTTTTCAAGACAACTTACCAATCGTTTTTCTGCTGGTTTGACAATAAAATATATTTCTGAGCGGCTGGATCGGGAAACCGCGCGTACTGTCGCTATCGACATTGGGAGTATTTTTATCACTGATTTTTTCAATAATATGCGGCTTGGATTTGCGCTTTCCAATCTGGGCGGACGGATGCAATTGCACGGAACCGATCTCATCGTTCAACACCTGGAAGATCCCAGCATTAAATATTCCCGTGCTGAACTTTTGACCGACCCCTGGGACATTCCATTGTTATTCCGTTTTGGGGTGGCAACTGACATCGTCAACGCTGATAATTTTCGCCTGACATTTTCTTCCGAATTAATGGACTCCCGCGATTTCATCCATCGCATCGCTACCGGCGGAGAAATTTGCATTAAAAAAATGTTAACGCTTCGCTCCGGCTATCGCTTTAATGACAGTCAGGCCGGTTTGTCGGTGGGCGCTGGTTTTGATTTTCAATTACTACGAAAATTTGCCATGAAATTGGATTATGCTTATAATGATTATCAAATTTTAAATAATGTACAGACCTTTTCGATCATCCTAACATTCTGA